A window of the Nitrosococcus wardiae genome harbors these coding sequences:
- a CDS encoding YqaA family protein, with protein sequence MRFFSVLYDKAMGWSRHRHASRWLVLVSFTESSFFVVPPDVMLAPMSLACPNRAWRYALLTTVASVLGGVLGYGIGALAFSLVEPLLHQLDYWDAYLKARLWFENWGGWAVLLAGFSPVPYKVFTIAAGVVAMPLLPFTLASLAGRGARFFLVAALMRWGGVRMEAALQKYVDIMGWVAVVIAIVGYLLWSR encoded by the coding sequence ATGCGATTTTTTTCTGTATTGTATGACAAGGCCATGGGATGGTCGCGGCATCGCCATGCCTCTCGTTGGTTGGTTTTAGTCAGTTTTACCGAATCTTCCTTTTTCGTGGTCCCTCCCGATGTCATGTTGGCACCTATGTCTTTAGCGTGTCCCAATCGGGCTTGGCGTTATGCGCTGCTCACGACTGTGGCATCGGTGCTTGGGGGAGTGCTAGGGTATGGTATTGGGGCCTTAGCTTTTAGCCTAGTGGAGCCTTTATTGCATCAATTAGACTACTGGGATGCCTATTTGAAGGCTCGCCTATGGTTTGAAAATTGGGGGGGATGGGCCGTGCTTCTGGCCGGTTTTTCTCCTGTCCCTTACAAAGTATTCACGATTGCCGCTGGAGTAGTGGCTATGCCACTCCTTCCTTTTACTTTAGCTTCTCTCGCAGGTCGGGGAGCTCGGTTTTTTCTAGTGGCAGCCTTAATGCGCTGGGGAGGGGTCCGGATGGAAGCCGCACTTCAGAAATATGTTGATATTATGGGCTGGGTGGCCGTGGTGATTGCAATTGTAGGTTATTTGCTTTGGTCGAGGTAA
- a CDS encoding peptidoglycan DD-metalloendopeptidase family protein: MAPVHHLGAVPHLGPRPSYYIVRKGDTLYSIGWRYGVHYRTLAHWNKIRPPYTIYVGQKLRLTSPSRGASKSQSAVSTSKLKQPVDDKKAKVKLAASPPLVEAKASTSERIAKTVQGIRWYWPTEGEVIRQFSHTESGRKGVDIGGQLGQPIVAAADGKVVYSGMGLPRYGKLIIVKHDANFLSAYAHNQLLISQEGELVKGGQKIAEMGRSGTDRVKLHFEIRHQGRPVDPLRYLPK, encoded by the coding sequence ATGGCTCCTGTCCATCATCTTGGCGCTGTTCCCCACTTGGGGCCTCGTCCATCCTATTATATTGTCAGGAAAGGAGATACGCTGTATTCCATTGGCTGGAGATATGGGGTGCACTACCGTACATTAGCCCATTGGAATAAAATCCGTCCCCCCTACACTATCTATGTGGGACAGAAATTACGTTTGACCTCCCCTTCTAGGGGGGCTTCTAAGAGTCAATCCGCTGTTTCAACCTCTAAGTTGAAACAGCCAGTTGATGACAAAAAGGCCAAGGTTAAATTAGCAGCTTCGCCTCCATTGGTTGAGGCGAAGGCATCAACATCTGAGAGAATCGCGAAGACAGTTCAAGGTATTCGTTGGTATTGGCCTACTGAGGGGGAAGTCATTCGGCAGTTTTCCCATACCGAATCCGGGCGCAAGGGAGTGGATATTGGGGGCCAGTTAGGCCAGCCTATCGTTGCGGCGGCGGATGGCAAGGTGGTTTATAGCGGAATGGGGTTGCCACGTTATGGAAAGCTGATTATCGTTAAACACGATGCTAATTTCCTTAGCGCCTATGCCCATAATCAACTATTAATCAGCCAGGAGGGTGAGTTAGTAAAAGGTGGGCAGAAGATCGCTGAAATGGGACGTAGCGGGACTGACCGAGTTAAGCTCCATTTTGAGATTCGCCATCAAGGCCGGCCCGTAGATCCCTTGCGCTATTTGCCTAAATAG
- a CDS encoding NAD(P)H-dependent oxidoreductase subunit E — protein sequence MSKKSVSVPRKGRALRKARPIPKGRQVNFKTLEEIRALLGESPRQADLLIEFLHQIQDAYHHISAAHIAALASELKLSQTQVYEVATFYHHFDVTKEDESPPPPLTVRVCDSVTCEMWGAKTLIAELEAVLGEGVRVQKVPCVGRCDQAPVAVVGMHSIGRASVDKVTAAVAADDRSPDQSPSLSYAEYCQQGGYQLWRDCMAGHRDPEFIISMLEESGLRGLGGAGFPAGRKWRIVRQQPAPRLMAVNIDEGEPGTFKDRYYLERDPHRFLEGTFIAAWAVGIDEIFLYLRDEYAGCRQLLERELALVRANPPCQLPQLHLLGGGGLVCTPCEVKTMFKEPLMRV from the coding sequence ATGAGCAAAAAAAGTGTAAGCGTCCCCAGAAAAGGTCGAGCGCTTCGTAAAGCACGGCCTATCCCTAAGGGACGGCAGGTTAATTTTAAAACGCTTGAGGAAATAAGGGCTTTACTTGGCGAGAGCCCCCGTCAAGCCGATCTTTTAATTGAATTTCTCCATCAAATTCAAGATGCCTATCATCATATCTCTGCAGCTCATATTGCTGCTCTCGCCAGTGAATTAAAGCTTTCCCAAACTCAAGTCTATGAAGTGGCGACTTTTTATCACCATTTTGATGTGACTAAAGAAGATGAATCTCCACCTCCTCCCCTCACTGTTCGGGTTTGCGATTCTGTGACCTGTGAAATGTGGGGGGCCAAGACTTTGATTGCCGAACTGGAAGCAGTCTTGGGTGAAGGCGTGCGGGTCCAGAAAGTCCCTTGTGTGGGGCGTTGCGATCAAGCGCCTGTGGCCGTAGTCGGCATGCATTCCATCGGTCGCGCCAGTGTCGATAAGGTGACCGCTGCGGTAGCAGCCGATGACCGAAGTCCCGATCAGTCCCCTTCTCTTAGCTATGCTGAGTATTGCCAGCAAGGGGGTTACCAACTGTGGCGAGATTGTATGGCCGGTCACCGGGATCCGGAATTCATTATTTCCATGCTGGAGGAGTCGGGGTTGCGGGGATTAGGCGGAGCCGGTTTTCCTGCGGGGCGCAAGTGGCGAATCGTCCGCCAGCAGCCGGCTCCCCGGTTGATGGCGGTGAATATTGATGAAGGCGAGCCAGGAACCTTTAAGGACCGTTACTATCTGGAGCGAGATCCCCACCGGTTCCTGGAAGGAACCTTCATTGCGGCTTGGGCGGTAGGAATTGATGAAATTTTTCTTTATTTACGGGATGAGTACGCGGGATGTCGGCAATTGTTAGAGCGGGAGTTGGCCTTAGTGCGTGCCAATCCCCCCTGCCAACTCCCGCAGCTGCACCTTTTGGGCGGCGGGGGACTGGTCTGCACCCCCTGCGAGGTCAAAACAATGTTCAAGGAGCCTCTGATGCGGGTTTGA
- the surE gene encoding 5'/3'-nucleotidase SurE: MRILVSNDDGYLAPGIRVLADSLAEIAEVIVVAPDRDRSGASNSLTLDAPLRATLGENGFYRVEGTPTDCVHLGITGLLEEEPDMVVSGVNGGANLGDDVIYSGTVAAAMEGRFLGLPAIAVSLAAAEPGHFETAAWVARRLVTRLMEDPLPADTILNVNVPNLPRRQITGFEATRLGHRHRAEPVIKDADPRGRPIYWVGPAGESQDAGPGTDFHAIARGAVSITPIQVDLTRYEALDKVAGWLRRIPIPNP, from the coding sequence ATGAGGATACTCGTTAGCAATGATGATGGTTACCTAGCTCCTGGAATCCGGGTACTTGCCGACAGTTTAGCCGAAATTGCAGAAGTTATCGTGGTGGCACCGGACCGGGATCGGAGTGGTGCGAGCAATTCCCTCACCTTAGATGCTCCGCTGCGTGCAACCCTTGGGGAGAACGGTTTTTATCGCGTGGAAGGAACTCCGACTGATTGTGTACATCTCGGGATTACAGGGTTATTAGAAGAAGAGCCTGACATGGTCGTTTCAGGTGTCAATGGGGGCGCTAACCTCGGTGATGATGTTATTTATTCGGGCACAGTGGCTGCGGCCATGGAAGGACGGTTCCTGGGGTTGCCGGCCATTGCGGTATCTTTGGCCGCTGCTGAGCCTGGGCATTTCGAGACTGCGGCTTGGGTGGCACGTCGTCTGGTCACAAGGCTCATGGAAGATCCATTACCTGCCGATACCATTTTAAATGTTAATGTGCCCAACTTGCCTAGAAGGCAAATTACCGGTTTTGAAGCGACACGCTTAGGCCATCGGCACCGGGCTGAGCCAGTGATTAAAGATGCCGACCCCCGGGGGCGCCCTATTTATTGGGTAGGGCCGGCAGGTGAGAGTCAGGATGCGGGACCGGGTACTGATTTTCATGCCATTGCTCGGGGTGCCGTTTCCATTACCCCTATTCAAGTGGATCTGACTCGTTATGAAGCCCTAGACAAGGTAGCCGGATGGCTACGGCGAATCCCAATCCCTAATCCATGA
- a CDS encoding protein-L-isoaspartate(D-aspartate) O-methyltransferase yields the protein MKKNLLGTGMTSQRSRDRLVQRLREEGVRDPAVLKAIQETPRHIFVDEALSSRAYEDTALPIGFGQTLSQPYIVARMTESLLAGGPLQKVLEVGTGSGYQTAVLANLAGIVYTVERIKPLLMQAQRRFNSLGITNIRLKCADGFWGWPACGPYQGILVTAAPMEVPKSLLKQLAIGGRMVIPVGAQGAQSLILVTRTSDDFEIETLERVSFVPLVGEQI from the coding sequence ATGAAAAAAAATTTGCTTGGTACCGGGATGACTTCTCAGCGTAGCCGAGACCGGCTGGTCCAGCGGTTACGCGAGGAGGGTGTCCGGGATCCTGCCGTGCTCAAGGCAATACAAGAGACGCCTCGCCATATTTTTGTTGATGAGGCGCTTTCAAGCCGAGCCTATGAAGATACAGCCCTCCCGATTGGTTTTGGGCAAACGCTTTCCCAACCCTATATTGTGGCGCGTATGACAGAGTCGCTCCTTGCCGGAGGACCGCTCCAGAAGGTATTAGAGGTGGGTACGGGTTCTGGCTATCAGACAGCTGTGCTAGCAAACTTAGCGGGGATCGTGTATACGGTAGAACGAATCAAGCCTCTACTGATGCAGGCTCAAAGGCGCTTTAATAGTCTTGGGATCACTAATATCCGACTTAAATGTGCCGATGGTTTTTGGGGGTGGCCGGCCTGTGGGCCTTATCAAGGGATACTGGTGACCGCTGCGCCTATGGAGGTACCCAAGTCATTACTCAAACAATTGGCTATAGGGGGAAGAATGGTGATTCCGGTAGGGGCGCAGGGGGCCCAATCCTTAATATTAGTAACTAGAACCTCTGACGATTTCGAAATAGAAACCTTGGAGCGGGTCAGTTTTGTGCCTCTCGTAGGAGAGCAAATTTGA